TATAGAATTAAACCACTAAATATTTTAATATTAGAAAAAGATATTTAAATATTTTTGTAAACTAAACTAATATAGAAAATATAAGGAGTTTAATAGTAAATATACACCTTAATTTAAGAAAAATAATAAAAAAAATAAATACACATATTGACAATATAGATTATCGTAATATAATGTTAATGTGAATTGCAAACGATTGCATAAATAAATTAAATTAGGAGTGAAGATTTATGAATTTAAAAAAAGTTGTTACAGGTGGAATCTTAATGTTTTCTTTATTAATGTCGTGTGGAACTAAAGAAAGTGAAAAAACAGAAAATGGTTTAACTGGACATATAGTAGTACAAGCCGAAAAAACTTGGGCACCTTATTATAAGGAAGCAATAGCTAGAGTTAAAGAAAAAAATCCTAAAGCTAAAATAGATTTAAAAGTTATAGGTTCTTTTGATCATATTAAAGCTATTGAAGAAACTAATGCTGAAAATGAAGATGTGGCTGATGTGTTTGCTGTACCATTACATAAAATGGAATCATTATATAAAAAGGATGTATTAGCTCCATTTGATGCAAAAGCTTTAGGAAAGAAACTTGGAGGATTTGGGGACTTTGACAGTGGGCTTGGCGGACATTTAAAATTCAATGATTCATATTTTGGATTCCCATTTAATATAGAAACATTATTATTAGGATATAATACAAAAAATGTTGTAGCAAATGGAGTAGATTTATCTAATTTAGATTTTGCTGAACTTTCTCCAGAAGTTGGAATGATACCAGTAATTAATGGTTGGTGGGGAGTTGCTATAACTAATGCATTTGGAGTAGAACTATTAGCTAAAAATGGAGATAAATTTTTCTCAGATTTAATAAAAGATTGGTCAGAATTAACTCCAGAAATGCAAAAAATGTTTGTTGGATTACATAAATATTGGAAGGCTTCAAATGATAAAAAACTTTCTTTATTTGACACAACAGCAGTTTATGGATATATGGATGATAATTTTAGAACTGGTAAAAAGGGTTCAGTTAGAATTGCTGGACCATGGGAATTATCTGCTTGGTCAGGATTAGTTGGAGATGATTTTGATGTTGCAGCATTAAACACAGCAAAATTTGCAGGTAAAGAATTAAAACACTGGCAAGGTGGATGGTCTTTATCAATAAATGCTAGAAATGAAGAAGATGCTAATAAACTAGCTTTATCTGAAGCTGTAATAGCTGAAATTATGAATCCTAAACATGCTGCTGATTTCTATAAATACACAAGTAAAGTTATGCCACATGTTTCTAAGGAAGATTATGCTAAGCTAACTTTATCTGAATTAGATAAAAAGGCTATAAATGCTGTTATAGACGGATATGAAGTGGCTGTATCAAGACCATTATTTAAAGAATGGGAACAAGTATGGGAAACATGGGAAAATGCTATTCTTTCATGGGAAGCTAAAAAACCTTCAACTCCAGAAGCAGCATATAAGGAAATACAAGCAAGCTTTAGAGCATTATTAACAAATTTAGGTCAATAGTAAATTAATAATTAAATTATGAAAAAATGGTCTTCTATGATAAAATATATGAACATAGAAGACTATTTTAATGGTAATTAGTTATGAAATGTTGTATAAATTTTAGAAAGGTAGACAAATAATTAATAATATTATTGTCGTAAAAATAAAATGAAAGTAATCAGCATTTATTCAAGAAACAGTTTGAAAAGAAGTTTGGTATATAAATGGGATATTTGGATTTCAGTTTTATCAGGAATATTTAATATTTTAGGAATGTTATTTTTATGGTCTGTAGTTTATAAGAATTCGGGTAAATCATCAATAGGAGGATATAACTTTAATTCAATTGTATTATATACCCTTATGTCTAATTTGACAGCCATGATAATAAATGTAGATATAGCAAGAATAATTTCTAACGAAGTTAAAAGTGGAGAAATAACAAACAGTTTTATAAGACCAGTATCTTATATAACAAAATTGGTAGGAGAGGGAATAGGACATATTTTATTTAATTTAATAATGTTATTTTCACCAATCATATCAATTTTAATAATATACATGAATATCTTTAATATAAAATCTGAGATAACTCTAGGAAGTATTTTATTTTATACTGTTTCATTATTATTTAGTATTATTATAAATTTTGAAATAAGTATATTAGTTGGATTTTGTTCTTTTTATGTTAACTACATTTGGGGATTTATATTATTAGAAAATGCTATATTAACAATAGTTACAGGTCAACTATTTCCATTAAATTTTTATCCTGATAAGGTCGTTAAATTTTTAGAAATTACCCCTTTTTACTATATTAATTTTGGACCAGTTTCTATATTATTAAATAAATTCTCAAAATATAATTCTATTAGAATTTTATTAATTCAATCAGTATGGTGCATAATATTAGCTATATTTGTTAGTATAATTTATAATAAAGCAAAAACTAGATTACAAATAAATGGAAGTTAGATGAAGATAATTTTAAAATATTTATATATATATTTAGTTAAATTTAAGTATGAATTCAAGATATTCACAAATTCAATGTCTAATTTTATAATAGGGGTTCTTGCATTTTTAATTATACAAATAAGTGGATTATTATTTATTGGAATACTATATAAGAATACATCTAGTATAGATGAATTTGATGTTTATCAAATGTTAGCCTTATATGGTTTTTCACAATTAACAAAAGGTATAGACCATTTTTATTCAGATTTCTTATGGAATTTTTCTAGCAATGGAGTTACTAGAGGATTATATGATAAATACTTAGTAAGACCATTAAATCCATTATTTCAAATAATAATAGAAAAAGTGCAATTTGATGCTTTTGGAGAAATAATCACAGGAATAAGTTTATATGTATATGCTATAATAAAATTGAAAAATAACTATTAATTTTTATTTTAATTTTAAAAACTCTATTTTTTATTATAATAGGAGTAATAGTTTTATACTTGTCTTAAAGTAATTGCAACATCATCAGTTTTTTACATCAAAAAAGGTTTTAGTGTGTTAAAAAATGTTTATTCAATATCTACTTACGCTAAATATCCTATAACTATATATCCAAAATTTATGCAAATTATTTTAACATATATATTTGCTTATTCTTTAACGGCATATTATCCTATAAAATATACATTATTAGAACCATTAAACATATATACATTTATAAAATTAATTATTATAATTACAGTTTTAATTATAGCTACAAAAATAATTTGGAAGCAGGGTGAAAAAAAATATGAAAGCTCAGGGTCATAGTATCATAAAAGTTGAAAATTTAACGAAAGAATTTACAATATATAAAAGAAAAGGTTTGTTTAGTAGAGAAAAGAAAATAATTCGAGTTGTATCTAATCTTAATTTTGAAATTAATGAAGGGGAAAGGTTAGGATTTTTAGGACCTAATGGAAGTGGAAAATCAACTACTATTAAAATGTTAACAGGAATATTAACTCCAACATCTGGTAATTGCTATGTTAACTCTTTAATCCCCACTAAAAATAGAATAGAAAATGCTAAAATAATAGGAGTAGTATTTGGTCAAAAGTCAAGTCTGTGGTGGGATTTAACATTAGAGGACAATCTAAAACTTTTAAAAGAAATATATGATATAGACAATAAAGAGTTTGAAGAAAGATATAAATATTTAGATGATATCTTAAATATTGATGAAATAAAGTACAAACAGATAAGACAACTATCTTTAGGTCAAAGAATGAAAGCTGATTTAGCAGGAGCATTATTACATAAACCAAAAATTCTTTTTTTAGATGAGCCTACTATTGGTTTAGATGTAGTTATTAAAGATAAAATCTTAAAAACCTTAAAGAAAATTAATGAAGATGAAAATGTTACTATATTACTTACAACACATGATATGAGAGATGTAGAATATTTGTGTAATAATATTATAGTAATTAACAATGGAGAAATTATATATAAGAATAGTTTAGAAAATTTGAAAAAAATATATTCAAAAGACAAAGTTTGTATATGTAATTTAATTAATACTATTAATGTATCTAGCTTAATGAATGAATTGACTTTAGATAAAACAATAAAAGAATATAAATTAGAAAAAAATAATTTAAGAATTATATTTGAAAATAATATAGAAAGAGAAAAAGAATTAATATTGAAATTATTTAATAAACTTGAAATAGAAAATATTAAATTTGAAGAAATAAGCATAGATAAAATAGTTAAAAGAATATACAATGATAATCATAAAACTAAAAATAATTTAGAAACTTTATAATTGTTAATGTATATATAATACAATTAAATTTTAATATTTATAAAAGATGAGATAGTTTTAATATTTTCATCCTTTTTTGTTTATGGAACTAAAAATAAAGTTAAAAAATAAAAATATTAACAGAACTAATTTTATAAAAAATTGAATTTTTTGGTGTCATCTCAATTCAAAAATTTTCTGAAATTATTGTTATTTTTTTATATATTATATCTAATTTCTTAGATATCTGTTCTTTATTTTATGATTTTAATTTTTAAAACTTTATAATTTATATTAAGAAAATAAAAACTATATTGACTTTAGTAATTAATGAGGTATAATATTAGTGAAAATTGCAAACGATTGCATAAAAACATATAAAAATTAAAGAAGTAGGAGTGGAAGAATTATGAATTTTAAGAAACTTGCAACAAGTGTATTTTTAGCGTTTTCTTTATTAATATCTTGTGGTTCTAAAGGAGATGTTAAAACTGGAAATGGAGAAGGTTTAACAGGACATATAGTTGTACAAGCTGAAGAATCTTGGAAACCTTATTATGAGGCAGCAATAGAAAGAGTTAAGGAAAAAAATCCTGATGCTACAATAGATTTAAAAGTTATTGGTTCATTTGATCATATGAAAGTTATTGAAGAAACTAATGCTGAAAATGAAGATGTAGCTGACGTTTTTGCTATACCATTAGATAGAATAGAATCATTACACGGAAAAGACTTATTAGCTTCATTTGATGCTAAAGCTTTAGGTAATAAAATTGGTGGATTTAGAGATTTTGATAAAGGACTTGGTGGACAATTAAAATTTGATGGTTCATACTATGGATTCCCTTTCAATATTGAAACATTATTATTAGGATACAATACTAAAAACGTTGCAGCAAACGGAATAGATTTAGCTAATTTAGATTTAGCTGAACTTTCTCCTGAAGTTGCTATGATACCTGTATTTAACGCATGGTGGGCTGTTGCTATAACTAATGGATTTGGTGTAGAATTATTAGGTAAAGATGGAGATAAATTCTTTTCTGACTTAACAAAAGATTGGGCAGAATTAACTCCAGAAGTACAAACTATGTTTGTTGGATTACATAAATATTGGAAAGAATCAAATGATAAAAAACTTCCTATTTTTGATATAACAGCAGTTTATGGATACATGGATGATAATTTCAAAACTGGTAAAAAAGGTTCAGTTAGAATTTCTGGTCCATGGGAATTAGCAGCTTGGTCAGGATTAGTTGGAGAAGACTTAGAAGTTGCTGGATTAAATCAAGCTAAATTTGCTGGTAAAGAATTAAAACACTGGAAAGGTGGATGGGCTTTATCAATTAATGCTAGAAATGAAGAAAACATGGAAAAATTAGCTTTATCTGAAGCAGTAATAGCTGAAATTATGAATCCAATGTTTGCAGCAGATTTCTATAAAATAACAGGTAAAATCATGCCTAACGTTTCTACAGATGAATATGCTAAACTTGAATTAGAAGAATTAGATAAAAAAGTTATAACTTCAGTTATAGAAGGATATGAAGGAGCTATTTCAAGACCATTATTCCAAGAATGGGGACAAGTATGGACAACATGGGAAAATGCTTTACTTTCATGGGAAGCTAAAAAACCTGCAACTCCAGAAGAGGCATATAAAGAAGTACAAGCAAGCTTTAAATCATTATTAACAAATTTAGGACAATAGATTAAATGGAGTAGGTGTTAAAGAACATGTTCTAAAAGCACTTACTCCTTTTTTAAAGAAGAGGATTTATGAAATTAGATAGAAATACATTAAATAAGTTTTTACTTATGGTTTTGTTTATAATGATATTTGAAAGTTTAAATGGTATGTATGCAGTTAAAAGTATAGACTTATTTAATGAAGTACATTCCAAAACTGGTATATCTTTGAATGATTATATTACTGTGGAAATGATAAAATATTTTAGTTCAGTTTCTATATTTATGATTTTTTCAATATATACATATGTGTCTTATAGACATTATAAAATAAATAGTTTATATAAAGGGGTATGGACTTTATTTATAACTACTAATATACTATTTAAAATATTTGTATTTAAACAAGATACAATTTTTTATTATTTAAGTATAATTTTTCAATTTATCTTGGTTATTTATATATTAAAATTTAAACAAAAAGAAAGAGAGGAATAATCATGAATCATAAAGTTTATGATAGTTTAGATAATCCTCATGCAAGGAAAAATCTTTATTTAAAAGATGTGGCTGATGGCATTACAACAAATAAAAATTCACATTCATATATTGTGGAAATGAAAAAATTACTTGAAGAAGAAAAAATATATCTTTCTGCATTAAATAAACTTAAGTTTACTGAAAAGAAAGAATTATTATCAAAATTTGATGAAAAAGAAGCAAAGTTAAGAATTGAATTATTTGAAGCAGAAAAATTGAATTTATTTTATGCAGGTAAAGAAGAAAAAAGCTATGATTTTGAATTGGAATCTAAAAAGAGTGCTATAAAAATTGATAGATTACCAAGTATAATAAAATTATATAGTGAATCAATTAAGGAAAAGAAAGAATTACAACTTAAATTATCAACTCTTTCAAGACATGATGAAGAAGAAAAAATTAAAGAATTTGAATCTAAAAAACAAGATTTAAAAAATATTTTCAAATCAGAAGTAGATAAATTAAAAAATAGTCATAGTGAGGGATTAATTTCAGGAAAAGCATTAAGAACTCAAATTAGTCAATTAAAAATGGAATTAAAAGATAAATTGGAAGTATTAAAACTTGATATTCCAAGTGAGGGTATTAAGAGTAGAATAAATGTTTTAAATTATTTATCTACTGTTGAAGTTAAATCAAGATATAAGATAATGCAACAAGATATAGCTGATTTATATAGAAAAATACCTGTAGAAATTGAATCAATAAATAAAACACCAGCATTATTATCATTATTATTCCCAGGATTTGGACAATATCATAATAAACAATACTTTAAGGCAGCATTATTTTTTATAGGTTTATTATTTATTTATTTTGTAGCAATCCCTTATACTTTAGGTTATGGAAACTATAGAGGAGAGGGTATAAGAGGATTAATTTCTCTTGCAAAGAATGGTAAAAAATTAGATAAATCTATAATATTTATGATAGAAGGAATAATTTCTATTATATTAATATTATTTACAATTACAATTTCATATTTATCATTTAAAGATGCTAAAGATGTTATGGTTGCAAAATTAAAAGGTATTAGACCTAAAACTACTTTTGAAACTATAGAATCATTAAAAGAAGAGGGGTTCCCTTATATAGTTTCTATAAGTTCATTTATTTTATTAATATTTGTAGTAATTTTACCAATAATGACAACAATATTATTATCATTTGCAGGTATGGATCCTAATAATCAATCTAAGTTCCAATGGATAGGTTTTGAAAATTATAAGTTATTACTTACTGGAACAGGGATTGCAGGAGGACCATTCTGGTTAATTCTAGGTTGGACATTATTATGGACAATATTTGCAACAACACTTGCAATTACAGTTGGATTTGGACTTGCATTACTTGCAAATAATGAAAGAATTAAAGGTAAAGTTATATATAGAACTATATATTTATTACCATGGGCAGTGCCAGCATTTATTACAATAATGTTCTTTAGTATTATGTCATCAAGAACAGGGCAAATTACTAAATTATTAGAATTTATGTTTGGTGGAGATTGGGCTATAAAAAATAGTACAACTTTAACAAGAATTGCATTAATTTCATTGCAAACATGGTTAGGGAGCTCATATGTATTCTTATTATCAACAGGAGTTCTTCAAGGAATTTCATCAGATTTATATGAAGCAGCAGATATAGATGGTGCAACTTCTTGGCAAAAATTAACTAAAATTACTGTACCTTTAGTATTGTTCCAAACAGCACCATTACTAATAGGTCAATATACATTTAACTTTAATAATTTCTCTATAATTTACCTATTTAATGGTGGAGGACCATTTGATCCTTCTAAATATGGAAATTTAGCAGGAAGTACAGATTTATTGATTTCGTATATATATAAGTTGACTATAGAAAAGCAATATCAATCTATAGGAGCTGCAATAACAGTATTTATCTCAATAGGATTGATGTTTGTAGCATATCTAGGATTTAAAAATTCTAAAGCGTTCAAGGAGGGGAAATAATGGCTAAGAAAAGTAAAAATACTAATTTATATTTATCAGATAAACCACCTTTGAATTTTGCTGGAAAAGTTGGCTTAGCAATTAGCTATATTATTTTAACTATTTGGGCCTTATTGATAATTGTACCATTGGTATTTATGGTTGTTGCATCATTTAATGGAGAGCAACAAAAATATTTAATATTAGGTTCAAGTTTCACTTTTTCATTAAAGCATTATAGTATTTTATTTAATAAAACCTTATTTTCAAGATGGGTATTAAATACAATAGTAATAGCTACTGCTACAGCTTTATTTACATTATTAATAGTGTCTTTCACAGGATATGTATATTCAAGATTTAGATTTAAAGGTAAAAAAGTATCTCTGATGGCAATAATGTTAATTCAAGTTATTCCAGCATTTGCAGGAATAGCAGCTTATTACACTATGCATCAGATCATAGTATCTATTTTTCCTTTCTTTACAAGAACATTGATGTTAATATCTATTTATTCAATAGGTGGTATAGCAGGTAATACTTTTATACTTAAAGGTTATATAGATTCTATATCTCCAGAACTTGATGAAGCAGCTAGAATGGAAGGTTCTTCTAATATGCAAGTTTATAGATTGATAATTATGCCTATAGCAAAACCT
The genomic region above belongs to Streptobacillus moniliformis DSM 12112 and contains:
- a CDS encoding sugar ABC transporter permease, coding for MNHKVYDSLDNPHARKNLYLKDVADGITTNKNSHSYIVEMKKLLEEEKIYLSALNKLKFTEKKELLSKFDEKEAKLRIELFEAEKLNLFYAGKEEKSYDFELESKKSAIKIDRLPSIIKLYSESIKEKKELQLKLSTLSRHDEEEKIKEFESKKQDLKNIFKSEVDKLKNSHSEGLISGKALRTQISQLKMELKDKLEVLKLDIPSEGIKSRINVLNYLSTVEVKSRYKIMQQDIADLYRKIPVEIESINKTPALLSLLFPGFGQYHNKQYFKAALFFIGLLFIYFVAIPYTLGYGNYRGEGIRGLISLAKNGKKLDKSIIFMIEGIISIILILFTITISYLSFKDAKDVMVAKLKGIRPKTTFETIESLKEEGFPYIVSISSFILLIFVVILPIMTTILLSFAGMDPNNQSKFQWIGFENYKLLLTGTGIAGGPFWLILGWTLLWTIFATTLAITVGFGLALLANNERIKGKVIYRTIYLLPWAVPAFITIMFFSIMSSRTGQITKLLEFMFGGDWAIKNSTTLTRIALISLQTWLGSSYVFLLSTGVLQGISSDLYEAADIDGATSWQKLTKITVPLVLFQTAPLLIGQYTFNFNNFSIIYLFNGGGPFDPSKYGNLAGSTDLLISYIYKLTIEKQYQSIGAAITVFISIGLMFVAYLGFKNSKAFKEGK
- a CDS encoding sugar ABC transporter substrate-binding protein translates to MNLKKVVTGGILMFSLLMSCGTKESEKTENGLTGHIVVQAEKTWAPYYKEAIARVKEKNPKAKIDLKVIGSFDHIKAIEETNAENEDVADVFAVPLHKMESLYKKDVLAPFDAKALGKKLGGFGDFDSGLGGHLKFNDSYFGFPFNIETLLLGYNTKNVVANGVDLSNLDFAELSPEVGMIPVINGWWGVAITNAFGVELLAKNGDKFFSDLIKDWSELTPEMQKMFVGLHKYWKASNDKKLSLFDTTAVYGYMDDNFRTGKKGSVRIAGPWELSAWSGLVGDDFDVAALNTAKFAGKELKHWQGGWSLSINARNEEDANKLALSEAVIAEIMNPKHAADFYKYTSKVMPHVSKEDYAKLTLSELDKKAINAVIDGYEVAVSRPLFKEWEQVWETWENAILSWEAKKPSTPEAAYKEIQASFRALLTNLGQ
- a CDS encoding sugar ABC transporter substrate-binding protein, which encodes MNFKKLATSVFLAFSLLISCGSKGDVKTGNGEGLTGHIVVQAEESWKPYYEAAIERVKEKNPDATIDLKVIGSFDHMKVIEETNAENEDVADVFAIPLDRIESLHGKDLLASFDAKALGNKIGGFRDFDKGLGGQLKFDGSYYGFPFNIETLLLGYNTKNVAANGIDLANLDLAELSPEVAMIPVFNAWWAVAITNGFGVELLGKDGDKFFSDLTKDWAELTPEVQTMFVGLHKYWKESNDKKLPIFDITAVYGYMDDNFKTGKKGSVRISGPWELAAWSGLVGEDLEVAGLNQAKFAGKELKHWKGGWALSINARNEENMEKLALSEAVIAEIMNPMFAADFYKITGKIMPNVSTDEYAKLELEELDKKVITSVIEGYEGAISRPLFQEWGQVWTTWENALLSWEAKKPATPEEAYKEVQASFKSLLTNLGQ
- a CDS encoding sugar ABC transporter permease — its product is MAKKSKNTNLYLSDKPPLNFAGKVGLAISYIILTIWALLIIVPLVFMVVASFNGEQQKYLILGSSFTFSLKHYSILFNKTLFSRWVLNTIVIATATALFTLLIVSFTGYVYSRFRFKGKKVSLMAIMLIQVIPAFAGIAAYYTMHQIIVSIFPFFTRTLMLISIYSIGGIAGNTFILKGYIDSISPELDEAARMEGSSNMQVYRLIIMPIAKPMLAIIALWSFIGPFMDFLLPRILLTNPKQYTLAAGLFTLISDDRTRLEPVFAAGGILTAIPIVLLFIVLQKQLVSGLSSGSVKG
- a CDS encoding ABC transporter ATP-binding protein — protein: MKAQGHSIIKVENLTKEFTIYKRKGLFSREKKIIRVVSNLNFEINEGERLGFLGPNGSGKSTTIKMLTGILTPTSGNCYVNSLIPTKNRIENAKIIGVVFGQKSSLWWDLTLEDNLKLLKEIYDIDNKEFEERYKYLDDILNIDEIKYKQIRQLSLGQRMKADLAGALLHKPKILFLDEPTIGLDVVIKDKILKTLKKINEDENVTILLTTHDMRDVEYLCNNIIVINNGEIIYKNSLENLKKIYSKDKVCICNLINTINVSSLMNELTLDKTIKEYKLEKNNLRIIFENNIEREKELILKLFNKLEIENIKFEEISIDKIVKRIYNDNHKTKNNLETL
- a CDS encoding ABC transporter permease yields the protein MKRSLVYKWDIWISVLSGIFNILGMLFLWSVVYKNSGKSSIGGYNFNSIVLYTLMSNLTAMIINVDIARIISNEVKSGEITNSFIRPVSYITKLVGEGIGHILFNLIMLFSPIISILIIYMNIFNIKSEITLGSILFYTVSLLFSIIINFEISILVGFCSFYVNYIWGFILLENAILTIVTGQLFPLNFYPDKVVKFLEITPFYYINFGPVSILLNKFSKYNSIRILLIQSVWCIILAIFVSIIYNKAKTRLQINGS